The DNA segment AGATGCATCAATGAATAAATTAATCTCATTTTTTGGAAGGATGAACTATTCATTTGCTGACCGTTATATTATTTCTGCCACTGTTCGTCGTGACGGTTCATCAAAATTTGGTGCTGACAATAAATGGGGTACATTCCCATCTGTATCTGCAGCCTGGAGATTGATTGACGAGCCATTTATGGAAGGCTTAAAGGGTGTTTTTGATGAGTTAAAATTACGTGTGGGGTATGGCTCTTCAGGTAATCAGAGCGGACTCAATCCTTACCAGTCATTATCATTGTATGGTTCTTCCGGATTATATTTTGATAACGGAGCATGGCACACAGCATATGGCGTTAGCCAGAACCCAAATCCGGATCTGAGATGGGAGACTACATCAATGTTCAACGTAGGAGTTGATTTCAGTATTTTCAATGCCAGACTTAATGGAACTATTGAATATTATAACAAAGTTACCGATGATCTACTATATAACTATTCAGTTCCTGTGCCACCATATATGTATTCAACAATGATGGCAAATGTTGGATCAATGGAAAACAAGGGACTTGAACTCACTCTGTCGGGAGATGTCATCCGGAGTAACGATTTCAGGTGGACTCTGTCTGTGAATGCAGCGCATAATGAAAACAAAATAACTTCGCTTTCAAATGCAGAATTTACTACTTCATCAATCAAAACAGGTAGTGCATGGGTTAGAGGAGGATCTACCAATACAACTCATATTATTCAGGAGGGCTATCAGGTAGGTCAGTTCTATGGACCGGAATGTCTTGGAATCGATGAGACCGGAAAGTATATTATAAACGACATGGTTGATGGGATACCTGGATTTACTATAACTGACTACACATACATCGGACAAGCGCAACCCAAATTAACCTACGGAGTAAACAGTACAACTACATACAAAAATTTCGAGTTGTCTTTATTTCTCAGGGGAGTATATGGCAATGATGTATTGAATTTTTCGAAAATGTCATATGCAAATTTACAGTGGCTGCCCGGAGCAAATGTACTTAGTTCAGCTTTAACAATGGGATTAAAACAGAGTCCATTTTATAACAGCTATTATATTGAAAAAGGATCTTTTGCAAGATTGGATAACCTGACTTTTGCTTATTTATTATCACCAAAAGACATGCTGGGAGTAAGCAGGATTAGGTTTTATGGAACAGTCCATAATCTGATGACAATTACCAAATATAAGGGAGTTGATCCTGAAGTTCCAATGTCCGGACTTGATCCCGGTGTAGAGGGAAGGGAATATTATCCAAAAACCAGGACTTATATTTTGGGCATAAATGTAACTTTTTAACTATAAAATTGAATGACTATGAAAAAGTTAACACTATACTTATCATTAATAATGCTCTTAGGATTATTTACTGTGGGATGTACTGATCTGGAGGAAGAGGTTTATTCTCAGCTGCCTATGGATTCATACGGGGCAACAGAAGCGGAGGTAAATTCATTAGTTGCTCCTATATATACGCGTCTGAGGGATTTTAACTGCGTTGGCAGTCCCGCTCCGAAAGAAAACAGTTCTGATATGTCGATTACTCCGACCAGAAGAGGTGGAGACTGGTGGGATGGAGGCGCTTATAAAGAAATGACACAGGGTACATGGAGGCCACAGACAAGTCCTGCCATTGGTACATATAATACAAGTTATTCACGTATTACAAACTTCAATCAGATTATTTATCTGATAGAAAATAGTCCGGCCATTAGCAATAAAGAGCCATATCTGAGCCAGGTAAGAGCTGCAAGGGCGCAGAGGTATATAGAATTGATTGACTTTTACGGAAACGTACCACTCGTGACTGATTTTACTGACCTTACCAAACCAAGCACAAAACCACGTGCAGAGGTTTATGCATGGGTTTTATCTGAGTTAAACGATATAAAAGATAAAATAAGATCAGATGTTAGTGCATCGAGTTATGGAAAGTTTACTAAGGGGTCAGTGTACTTCATGCTTGCTAAAATGTATCTGAACGCCGAGGTATGGAATCCGGCAGGTGGTCCGAAATGGCAGGAGTGTATTGACGCATGTAATGTTATTATGTCGCTTCCCTATTCTCTTGAACCTAACTGGAAAGAGCAGTTTAGTGCTGCCAATGATAATTCCAAGGAGGCGATACTTGTAGCTGTAAACAGCATATCCAGTTCATTTCCGGCCCGTGGTTACACTCTTCATTATCTTGATCCTCAGGCTCTGGGAATTCCGGGAAGCGCAAATAATGGAATATGTGCCATGCCTGATTATGTTAAATCATTTGACCCTGATGACAAGCGTTATCTTGGAAGTTTCATGATTGGTCCGATGATAAGTGCTTCTACCGGAAAACAAATTATTACAGCTCACGGAAGACCACTTATTCATACTGTTGATGTTACAATGAAATACTCTGTTGATGCAGACGGATGGGGTCAGGTTGAACAGGAAGATGGTGCCCGTTGCAATAAATGGGAGTTTAAGAAAGGTGCTACCGCAATGGAAAATGACTGTGCAATATACAGACTCGCAGATGTTTATCTTATGAAAGCGGAATGTCTTGTAAGGCTTGGGACAGATAATACTGAGGCTACCCGTCTTGTAAATGAACTCAGAAAAAGAGCTTTCACCGATCCTGCAAAACTTAAAGCCAGTGTTACATTGAATGATATTTACATGGAGCGCCGGTTTGAGTTGGCATGGGAAAACTGGGGAAGACAGGATATGATCAGATTTGGTACGTTTTTAAATCCGATCCCTGTCTTCAGACCTAAGGCACTTCCTGCATTTCGCTTGTTGTTTCCAATACCTCAAACTGCAATAGATGCAAATCCGAATTTAACACAAAACCCCGGATATTAAAAAAAGTTAAAACTGTCTTTGGATAGTATCTTTATTTAAAATGTAATTAATATTGAGAGGGTGTTTAAAAAGCACCCTCTTAATTATTTTATATAGATAAGTCTTATTGTTAATCATCTTTAGTACACAAAACCAAATTTTATTCAAATGAAAAAGCAATTGATTTTTGGATTAATTCTGTTGCCAGGCCTTTTTTGTTCCGGACAGCAACAGCAGCAACAACCTCCGGTTAGTAATCAGCAGGCTATCCCAAACGCACAGCGTCAGCGGATGCCGGAAGATTCGACTATAAGGATGACTCATTTTCAGACAGAAATATGGGATCCTGAAATTCCAATGATTCAACCGGCTGCACAAATTGGTGATCCACCCGCAGATGCTATTATTTTATTTAACGGTACTGATATAAATAAAGAATGGGAAGAAGTATCCCGCGGCGGAATCCGTCCTGCAACCTGGGTAATTAAGGATGGTGCTATGGTTTCAGTGCAGGGATCAGGATCATTGAAAACAAAGCGTGTTTTTAATGATTTTCAGTTACATATCGAATGGAAAACGCCTTCTGAAATAACAGGGAAAAGTCAGGGGAGGGGGAATAGCGGAGTATATTTACAGGATCTTTATGAACTGCAGATTTTGGATAGCTGGCACAATCGAACATACCGTAACGGTCAGGCAGGTTCTTTCTATAAACAATATCCCCCTCTGGTAAATGCTAGCAGAAAACCAGGAGAATGGCAGGTTTACGATATTGTATATACGGCTCCCCGATTTGACGATGACAGTACAACCTATTTTACTCCTCCGAGAGCAACCGTATTTCATAATGGAATGTTAATACAGAACAATGTTGCCTTAAGAGGCCCCACTACTTATGTTGGAATTCCGGAATATCTAATAAAAAAACATGGTGCAGGGAGTATACAGTTACAGCAGCATGGTAATCCGGTTGCCTTCCGTAATATTTGGATACGGGAATTGTAAATATTTGTCTTCTACTTAATAGTAGTGAATACAAGGACTCCGTTAGCCCCTCTTGCACCATATATAGAGGCGGCAGAGCCCTTTAACAATGATATAGATCGGACCTGAGATGGAATAAGACCATCTATCTGGTTAACAATGGTACCGTCAACTACAAAGAGAACTTCTGTGGGAGAGGAAAGAGATGTCGTGCCTTGCTGCAATCGAATTGATGTGCCAGATACCTGTACCCCCGGAACCTCACTTTTGATCATGTCATAAATATTAAGATATGTTTTTGAGGAGGCTTTGTTTAAGTTAGTTTTGGTACCAGAAGTTGAGGACTGGTCCTTACCCGATGTGCCATAACCGATATCAACAGTCTCTTTTTCTTTTGGTCCCTGGGCATTTGTATTTGTGCCTGCTTTGTCAAGAGTAATATTGACTACGGTACGCCCATCTATATCAGTAGTTTTTACAGTATTGGTAAAAAGAGATATTACGGTTATTGATTTGGCAGTAGATTGGGTTTTAATGCTGAACTGACCATTTGGGTTTGTTGACACGTCGGTCTTTACTCCGTCAATTAAAATTATTGCTCCTTCAACCGGCCTGCTGGCTGCATCAACTACAGTACCGGTAATTTTAATTTTTTTATTAGATTTCTGAGCATAAGAAATCTGAATTGAAAGAAGAGAAAGTAACAAAACAAAAAGAATACTGCTTTTCATGGTAATGTTATTTTTTTCACAAGTTAATGATTTTTAAGTAAAGATTAAAACATCGCCGGAAGCCAACTTTATTTCAGATTTTTATCAGGCTGAAAACAATAACAACCTGAATTCAGGTATTGACTTTAATCAGACCATAAGAATGATCTATCCATTCTAGAATTTCCTTATCCGGAATTGTACCATCAATATATATCGTATTCCAGTGCTTTTTATTCATATGGTATCCCGGTATTACTGAAGAATACCTTTCTCTTAATTCGATAGCGAAAGCCGGGTCACACTTCAGATTAATGCTCAGGTCCCCATCGAGGTTTACAAGGGCAAAAATCTTTCCGCCGGTTTTAAACACAAGAGTATCGTCTCCGAAAGGAAAACACTCCTCAACTCCCTTAAGTGCAATGCAATGATCTCTTAATGATTCAATGTCCATTTTGCTGATTATCTTAAGGTTGGATAAAATGCATCCTCAATGTGATCAACTTCAAATTGGTCATTCTTTTTAATTACTATAATCACATCAAACCGGCTATCCTTATCAACACTATACCTTTTAATATAACCGTCAGCCGCCAGAATTATTGATTTTTGTTTTTCCCTGTTTATTGCAGTTCTCGGATCCATCTGAAAATCATCAGTCCGTGTTTTAACTTCAGCGAATACAACAACATCTTTCTTCTCAGCAATGATATCTATTTCATGCTTTCCGTACTTCCAGTTTCTGAAGAGGATTTTATAGCCTGACTTTTTAAGATGTTCAGTAGCCACTTCTTCTCCTTTTTGACCCAGATCGTGTGATTCTGCCATAATAAAAGTGCCTAGAGTTTGGAGTGACTAGAGTGCTTAAAGTACTTAGATTTAGATTTCAATAAGTTTGTTTCTGATAGCAAAAAGAATAAGGCTAGCTGTATTCTTCGAGTTAGTTTTTCCCAGAAGATTGGCTCTGTGTTTATCGACGGTTCTTTTGCTTATAAAAAGAGTCTCAGCAATCTCCTGGTTTGAAAGTCCCTCGCAGATCTTAAAGAGTATTTCCTTTTCCCTCTTGGAGAGGTTGGCTGATTTGCTTTCGTGTTCGCGGTGCTTGATCTTCTGAATAACATGATAGAGAAGTTCCTGTGAGAAGTAGCTGCCACCCTTTCTAACTGTGAGAATTGCTTCTTTGACTTCCGAGATATCAGAATCCTTAACAAGGAATCCTTTAGCCCCGGCATCAACCATTTTATAGTAGTATTCCTCTTCACCGTACATTGAGAGGGCAATAATATCAATTTCGGGACAGAGTTTCAGGCCTTTTCTGGTAGCCTCTATACCATCCATTTCAGGCATATTAATATCCATAAGAGCGACATCAGCAGCAGTATTTCTGAGAAGTTTAAGAAACTCCTCACCGTTGGATGCTTCCCCTACAACCTCAAATTCGGGGAAAGCATTAAGAAGAATTTTCAATCCGTTGCGAAAAAGCTGGTGATCGTCTGCTATTATTATCTTAATTTTTCCCATTGTTTTTAATTCTTTCCAGGAGGGGCTATTCAATCATTTTAATAAGAGCGCTTGTTCCTTTTCCGGGTGTGCTTTCAAGAATAAATACACCTTCAACAGTTTTTACACGTGTTTCAATATTAGATAATCCCATACCTTTTGTATCCTCTTTACTTAGTGTCGAGGTATCGAATCCGCGACCATTATCATAGAACTGCAAGGTAACAAATTTTTCGTGTTTGTTTAATTCTATCTCAATTTTTGACGCCCCTGAATGAAGAATAGAATTGTTAATTAATTCACAGGCAGCCCTATAGATAACTACTTCCTTTTCGTTTTCGAGACGCTGATTTTCCATATTCGATTTGAAAATGATCTCAACAGCTTTGGTCTGATTTATTTTTGTCGTAAAAGCTCCTATTGCACTTGAGAGTCCAAAGTTGGTAAGAACATGAGGACTAAGGTTATTTGAAATGTCTTTTATGGTGTTTATGGCTTCATTAACAAGATGATTGGTGTTGTTTAAAATTATTGTTCCTGACTGATCTTTAATTCTGTCGGTGAGGGCAGAGAGTGACATCTTGACTGTTGATAGTATAGGTCCCAGGCCGTCGTGAAGATCTTTTGCAAACCTTTTCCTCTCGTTCTCCTCTGTATTTATTATTGCGTTAATAACACGTTTTTCAGTACGCACCCTGTCAGTATCTGCCTTCTTAAGAGAATAGAATAATTCACGTATAAGAATTACCCCGCCAATAATCATAATTGATACAAGAACACCCATCCATTCGTCTATCATCTTCCATGTGTATGAAGGTGTACCCCTGAAGAATTCGAATAGCTGGATAACACTCCTGACTGCCATAAAAGCAAAAGATAATGAAAGCAGTATCCAGGATAGACGGTATTTGGTAAGCTTCATAAACCTTAATGCTGTCGCTGCGGCAATTATCTGCAGTACAATTGAAATTATTAAGGCAATTAGTCTTACCATGATTATAATGAATGATCCTACAAAATTATAAGTTAATTTAAGATATAGGGACGATTATATAACATAGGTTTATGTTACCAAGACACTAAGGCACAAAGGCCTTAAAGTTAAAATCTGGGTGAACCTTTGCCTTCCTTTGTGCCAGTTAGTTTTAAAGTCTGCTTTTGTTAACTTTGTCGATTCGAAAATACTTCTATGATAGTTTTATACAATTTGGGGATATTGATTTTTAATATTTTAGCTCATATTATTGCACCTTTCAATTCCAAGGCAAAGTTATGGGCTGAAGGAAGGAAAAACTGGGAGAAAAAAATAACGGATAAAATAAAGCCGGGAGAGAGGACAATGTGGATTCATTGTGCTTCACTTGGAGAGTTTGAGCAGGGTAGACCGGTTATTGAAGCATTAAGGGAAGAGATTCCGTCGTTAAAAATTGTTCTTACTTTTTTTTCACCCTCAGGATATGAGATCAGAAAAAACTATGCCGGTGCTGATTGCATCATTTACCTCCCTTCAGATACCCCAGGAAACTCATCAAAATTCATAAAACTGGTAAATCCCGAATTTGTGATATTTGTCAAATATGAGTTCTGGAACAATTATATATCAGCTGTTTATGAGAAAGATATTCCATTGTATCTTGTTTCAGGGATATTCCGTCCCGGACAATCTTTTTTTAAATGGTATGGTTCTTTTTTCAGAAAGATGTTAAGGAAATTTGAGAAAATCTATGTTCAGGATGAGAGGTCGCAGGGACTGTTAAAGGGAATCGGCCTGACAAATTCAGAAGTGGCTGGCGATACCCGTTTCGACAGAGTAAAACAACTTACAGGGACTGCACGGGAAATCCCACAGCTTGAACACTTCAGGGGTAAAGAGAAAATGTTTCTTGCCGGAAGCAGCTGGAAGCCTGATGAAGAGATAATTGCGCAGTATATTAACAATTCGCCGGACAAAATGAAATGGGTATTTGCGCCACATGAAATAGATTCAGCACACATTGATCGCCTTGAAAAGTTATTTTCAGTAAAGGTAGCCAGGTTCTCGCAGTTCAGTGAGAAATCTGCAGATGCAAGAGTTCTGATAATTGATAATATCGGAATGCTATCATCAGCGTATAAATATGCCAGTATAGCTGCTATTGGAGGAGGGTTCGGAAAAGGAATCCACAATATACTGGAACCTGCCTGCTGGGGAATACCTGTTTTATTCGGACCGAAGTACAAAAAATTCAAAGAGGCGGTTGATTTAATTAATGCGAAGGGGGCAATGACTTTTGATTCATTTGAAAAATTCTCAGATATACTTGATAACTGGTTGTCTGATGAGCTATTTTACTTAAAATCAGCAAAAACGGCCGGAGAGTATGTTAACAATAACACAGGTGCGACGGATGTAATTATCAAAGAAATCATCCGAAAAGATATTAACAAACACCACTCATAATTTGTTAAAAACTAATCCATTCGAAATTAAGAAGGTTCATTTAAAGAGGCGTAAATTGTTGCGCCACAAATAACAAATATTTAATTATTTTTTAATCATATTATCAAGTAATTACGATAACCTTGTCGAAGAATTATTAATCCTTAATCCTAATCTTATGATGAATCATTTCAAGCGAATGTTTACAATGTTGATCTTCCTGTGCATCTCAGTTATGGTGTTCGGGCAGGCATCAACTACATCCGGAATAAATGGTAAAATAGTTGATCCTGCGGGTAAAGCACTTGCCGGAGCAACTGTTCTTGCTGTTCATGTTCCCTCAGGATCTCAGTACGGAGCTCTTGCAAATGGCGAAGGCTTTTTCTCTATCCAGGGTATGCGTCCGGGCGGACCTTATACCATTGAGATTTCATTTATCGGCTACTCAAAGAAGACAATTAATGACATCTCATTATTGTTGGGTGAATCATTTGTTTTGAATACAGGCCTTGAAGAATCAAGCACACAGCTTAGTGAAGTTGTTGTTGTTGGTGCAAAAGCTCCAGTATTCAATTCAGAAAAGAATGGAACATCAATAAATATCAGCAACCGTCAGTTGACTGCTATGCCAACAATTAACAGAAGTATTAATGATCTTACCCGTTTAACTCCACAGTCTAACGGAAACCAGATCGGTGGCGGTAACTATCGTCAGAACTTCATAACAGTTGACGGTGCACAGTTTAATAACGCATTCGGTATCGGAACAAACCTCCCCGGTAACGGTGCTCCAATTTCTCTTGATGCTATTGATCAGATTTCTGTTAATATCACTCCTTATGATGTTCGTCAGAGCGGTTTTATCGGAGCTTCCGTTAACGCAGTTACACGTTCAGGCAGCAACGAATTCTCAGGATCTGTTTATACTTACATGCAGAATGAAAAATACAAAGGCAATTTTGTTGCAGGTGATAAATTTACCCGTACACAGTCTGATTATAGTATGATGGGTGTACGTCTCGGCGGACCAATCATTAAAAATAAACTATTTTTCTTCCTGAACTATGAGCAGGAAAAAACAACAGTTCCCGGTCCTTCAAGAGTTGCTGCAACTCCTGAAGCACCTGCAGATTTCAAAAATATTGCACGTCCGACAGCTGCTAACCTGCAGATGATTAGTGATTATCTTCGCGATAATTATGGTTATGAAACCGGTCCGTATCAGGGTTACTCATTCGAGAGTCCTGGTTTGAAATTCCTTGCCAGAGTAGACTGGAACATTAATAAAAACCATAAATTAAATGTTCGTTACAGCTACCACGAAAGTAAGGTGCCAAGTAATCCAAGTACCTCTGTTTCACCATTTGGATCACTTTATACCGGAAACAGACAGAGCATGGATGCTATGTGGTTTAAAAACTCAGGTTATTTCCAGGAGAGAAACTTCACTTCACTTTCTGCTGAGTTAAACTCATCATTATTGGGCGGAAAATTCATGAATACACTGCGTACAACTTATTCTTTCCAGGATGAGCCCCGCAGTACAGTGGGAAAAACATTCCCGTTTGTTGATATACTAGATGCCGGACGTCCATATACTTCATTCGGAACAGAACTTTTCTCATATGGTAACCTGAGAGAAGTAGGAACAATAACAATTACTGATGATGTTACATGGTCGATGGGGATCAATAATTTTACTGCCGGACTAGAGTATGAGCACGATAATACCAGAAATGGATTCCAGCGTTTCGGAACAAGCTTCTATGTATTTAATTCATGGAATGATTTTGTATCTGGTGCAAGACCTAAGGATTTTGGAATTACTTTCTCTAACTCACCAGGTTATGCTCAGGCTTTCCCAACATTCAAATATGCACAGATCTCAGGTTATCTGCAGGATGAGATAATTGTAAGTTCAAAGTTAAAGATAGTTGCAGGTATACGTTTAGACCTGCCTTCATATCCGGAGCCACTTCCTGAACATCCTATTATCTCAACTCTCGACTTTAATGGTCAGACTTTCAATTCATCACAGCTGCCAAAAACATCGGTTATGGTTTCTCCACGTTTGGGATTTAACTATGACATATCAGAAGACCGTTCACTCGTTCTTCGCGGAGGAACAGGAATTTTCACCGGACGTATTCCTTTTGTATGGATCGTTTCACAGGCCGGAGATGCAGGTATGATTCAGACTACACAGAACTATTCAGGAGCTGCAGTTCCAGCTTACGTTACAGGATTTAATCCTGATCCGCGTGCTTATCTGCCCGATCCACAGCCGGCAGCTGGTACAATAATACCTGGTACTTTCACAATCCTGTCAGAAAACTTCAAGATGCCTCAGACCTGGAAGACCAGCGCTGCACTTGATGCAAAACTCCCATGGGGATTGAAAGGAACAGTTGAAGGTATCTTCAATAAAGATATTAATACTGCCTTCTTTGAAAATCCGGGACTTAAAGATCCCTCTAACCTTAATATTGCAGGCTATCCTGATAACAGGCTTATTTATCCTAATGCAAACGTTGATAGATACTATGTTCTTCACACAGCCGGTGTTCCTAGTCCAACAGGTACTTCAGGTGTAAATCCTATTCTTCTTGTAAACAAAAAAGGCGGTTATTACTGGTCAGCAACTGCAAAACTTGAAAAAGCTTTCAGTAACGGTTTTGCCGGAATGATTGCTTATACACACAGTGAAGCCAGAAACCTTGTTGATGGCAGCGGTGATCAGCCATCTTCAGCATGGACAGGAAACGCAAACGTAAATGGTGCAAACAGCGCTGAATTAAGCTATACAAGTTATATTAACCCTAACAAGATAATTGCAAATTTATCTTACAGGTTTGATTATCTTGAGCATATGGCTACTTCAATTTCATTTTTCTATGAAGGAGCTTCATCAGGCCGTTTCTCTTATACATATTCAAATAACATCCTTCGCGATGGTGCCGGATCAAATAACCTGATCTATATTCCAAGGGATAATTCAGAGATCACTCTTGTTAATCAGACGGTTAATGGTTTTGTCTGGACAGCTGATGCACAGATGGATGCATTGTTTAATTACATCAATCAGGACAAATATCTGAGTTCCCACAAAGGTCAGTATGCTGAACGTAACGGAGCAGTAATGCCCTGGAGAAACAGCATAGACCTGAAACTTATGCAGGATTTCTATATTGATGTAGCCGGAAAGAGAAACACCATTCAGATCAGTCTTGATATCCTGAACTTTGCCAACCTCTTAAATAATAAGTGGGGCATCGCTCAGTCATACAACCAGGGCAACATTCTTGCACAGACAAATACTTCAAGTATTGTTCCCGGCGGCACAGTAAGACCAACTTTCAGATTGAA comes from the Bacteroidales bacterium genome and includes:
- a CDS encoding RagB/SusD family nutrient uptake outer membrane protein; this translates as MKKLTLYLSLIMLLGLFTVGCTDLEEEVYSQLPMDSYGATEAEVNSLVAPIYTRLRDFNCVGSPAPKENSSDMSITPTRRGGDWWDGGAYKEMTQGTWRPQTSPAIGTYNTSYSRITNFNQIIYLIENSPAISNKEPYLSQVRAARAQRYIELIDFYGNVPLVTDFTDLTKPSTKPRAEVYAWVLSELNDIKDKIRSDVSASSYGKFTKGSVYFMLAKMYLNAEVWNPAGGPKWQECIDACNVIMSLPYSLEPNWKEQFSAANDNSKEAILVAVNSISSSFPARGYTLHYLDPQALGIPGSANNGICAMPDYVKSFDPDDKRYLGSFMIGPMISASTGKQIITAHGRPLIHTVDVTMKYSVDADGWGQVEQEDGARCNKWEFKKGATAMENDCAIYRLADVYLMKAECLVRLGTDNTEATRLVNELRKRAFTDPAKLKASVTLNDIYMERRFELAWENWGRQDMIRFGTFLNPIPVFRPKALPAFRLLFPIPQTAIDANPNLTQNPGY
- a CDS encoding DUF1080 domain-containing protein yields the protein MPEDSTIRMTHFQTEIWDPEIPMIQPAAQIGDPPADAIILFNGTDINKEWEEVSRGGIRPATWVIKDGAMVSVQGSGSLKTKRVFNDFQLHIEWKTPSEITGKSQGRGNSGVYLQDLYELQILDSWHNRTYRNGQAGSFYKQYPPLVNASRKPGEWQVYDIVYTAPRFDDDSTTYFTPPRATVFHNGMLIQNNVALRGPTTYVGIPEYLIKKHGAGSIQLQQHGNPVAFRNIWIREL
- a CDS encoding TonB-dependent receptor plug domain-containing protein, yielding MKSSILFVLLLSLLSIQISYAQKSNKKIKITGTVVDAASRPVEGAIILIDGVKTDVSTNPNGQFSIKTQSTAKSITVISLFTNTVKTTDIDGRTVVNITLDKAGTNTNAQGPKEKETVDIGYGTSGKDQSSTSGTKTNLNKASSKTYLNIYDMIKSEVPGVQVSGTSIRLQQGTTSLSSPTEVLFVVDGTIVNQIDGLIPSQVRSISLLKGSAASIYGARGANGVLVFTTIK
- a CDS encoding MmcQ/YjbR family DNA-binding protein — translated: MDIESLRDHCIALKGVEECFPFGDDTLVFKTGGKIFALVNLDGDLSINLKCDPAFAIELRERYSSVIPGYHMNKKHWNTIYIDGTIPDKEILEWIDHSYGLIKVNT
- a CDS encoding YraN family protein; amino-acid sequence: MAESHDLGQKGEEVATEHLKKSGYKILFRNWKYGKHEIDIIAEKKDVVVFAEVKTRTDDFQMDPRTAINREKQKSIILAADGYIKRYSVDKDSRFDVIIVIKKNDQFEVDHIEDAFYPTLR
- a CDS encoding response regulator transcription factor is translated as MGKIKIIIADDHQLFRNGLKILLNAFPEFEVVGEASNGEEFLKLLRNTAADVALMDINMPEMDGIEATRKGLKLCPEIDIIALSMYGEEEYYYKMVDAGAKGFLVKDSDISEVKEAILTVRKGGSYFSQELLYHVIQKIKHREHESKSANLSKREKEILFKICEGLSNQEIAETLFISKRTVDKHRANLLGKTNSKNTASLILFAIRNKLIEI
- a CDS encoding sensor histidine kinase, translating into MVRLIALIISIVLQIIAAATALRFMKLTKYRLSWILLSLSFAFMAVRSVIQLFEFFRGTPSYTWKMIDEWMGVLVSIMIIGGVILIRELFYSLKKADTDRVRTEKRVINAIINTEENERKRFAKDLHDGLGPILSTVKMSLSALTDRIKDQSGTIILNNTNHLVNEAINTIKDISNNLSPHVLTNFGLSSAIGAFTTKINQTKAVEIIFKSNMENQRLENEKEVVIYRAACELINNSILHSGASKIEIELNKHEKFVTLQFYDNGRGFDTSTLSKEDTKGMGLSNIETRVKTVEGVFILESTPGKGTSALIKMIE
- a CDS encoding 3-deoxy-D-manno-octulosonic acid transferase, translated to MIVLYNLGILIFNILAHIIAPFNSKAKLWAEGRKNWEKKITDKIKPGERTMWIHCASLGEFEQGRPVIEALREEIPSLKIVLTFFSPSGYEIRKNYAGADCIIYLPSDTPGNSSKFIKLVNPEFVIFVKYEFWNNYISAVYEKDIPLYLVSGIFRPGQSFFKWYGSFFRKMLRKFEKIYVQDERSQGLLKGIGLTNSEVAGDTRFDRVKQLTGTAREIPQLEHFRGKEKMFLAGSSWKPDEEIIAQYINNSPDKMKWVFAPHEIDSAHIDRLEKLFSVKVARFSQFSEKSADARVLIIDNIGMLSSAYKYASIAAIGGGFGKGIHNILEPACWGIPVLFGPKYKKFKEAVDLINAKGAMTFDSFEKFSDILDNWLSDELFYLKSAKTAGEYVNNNTGATDVIIKEIIRKDINKHHS
- a CDS encoding TonB-dependent receptor, with protein sequence MMNHFKRMFTMLIFLCISVMVFGQASTTSGINGKIVDPAGKALAGATVLAVHVPSGSQYGALANGEGFFSIQGMRPGGPYTIEISFIGYSKKTINDISLLLGESFVLNTGLEESSTQLSEVVVVGAKAPVFNSEKNGTSINISNRQLTAMPTINRSINDLTRLTPQSNGNQIGGGNYRQNFITVDGAQFNNAFGIGTNLPGNGAPISLDAIDQISVNITPYDVRQSGFIGASVNAVTRSGSNEFSGSVYTYMQNEKYKGNFVAGDKFTRTQSDYSMMGVRLGGPIIKNKLFFFLNYEQEKTTVPGPSRVAATPEAPADFKNIARPTAANLQMISDYLRDNYGYETGPYQGYSFESPGLKFLARVDWNINKNHKLNVRYSYHESKVPSNPSTSVSPFGSLYTGNRQSMDAMWFKNSGYFQERNFTSLSAELNSSLLGGKFMNTLRTTYSFQDEPRSTVGKTFPFVDILDAGRPYTSFGTELFSYGNLREVGTITITDDVTWSMGINNFTAGLEYEHDNTRNGFQRFGTSFYVFNSWNDFVSGARPKDFGITFSNSPGYAQAFPTFKYAQISGYLQDEIIVSSKLKIVAGIRLDLPSYPEPLPEHPIISTLDFNGQTFNSSQLPKTSVMVSPRLGFNYDISEDRSLVLRGGTGIFTGRIPFVWIVSQAGDAGMIQTTQNYSGAAVPAYVTGFNPDPRAYLPDPQPAAGTIIPGTFTILSENFKMPQTWKTSAALDAKLPWGLKGTVEGIFNKDINTAFFENPGLKDPSNLNIAGYPDNRLIYPNANVDRYYVLHTAGVPSPTGTSGVNPILLVNKKGGYYWSATAKLEKAFSNGFAGMIAYTHSEARNLVDGSGDQPSSAWTGNANVNGANSAELSYTSYINPNKIIANLSYRFDYLEHMATSISFFYEGASSGRFSYTYSNNILRDGAGSNNLIYIPRDNSEITLVNQTVNGFVWTADAQMDALFNYINQDKYLSSHKGQYAERNGAVMPWRNSIDLKLMQDFYIDVAGKRNTIQISLDILNFANLLNNKWGIAQSYNQGNILAQTNTSSIVPGGTVRPTFRLNPYNNTMLTKTFSNNISYASTYSMQLGIRYIFN